The following are encoded together in the Aggregicoccus sp. 17bor-14 genome:
- a CDS encoding ABC transporter substrate-binding protein, producing MAIPAMRPCPPLPLLPLARRRGEVRPCGWRLPALALAVLLAAATGCRREPPSGGEAGAPGRVRLVFKHQPLWGDPAPFRALLDSFRRAHPEVELVTEALPNASDLAHQYFLTALEGRAQDFDVLVADVVWVPEFARAGWIADLSDAFPPERLRADFLPGPAEAVLVQGRTYAVPWYLDVGVLYYRTDLVPRAPRTYAELERFTREALAHGPPGLQGYLWQGRQYEGLNCNVYEALWGHGGEAVAPDGRVLLDTPEALAALGYLRGLITSGVSPGSVTAAGEEEARRVFQDGRAVFMRNWPYAWAEAQAPGSPIRGRVGLSTLPTEDGRPGAGALGGWQLALNAHSPPERRRAAEQLIAHLTSLEANVQLALHYGRNPPRRAAYDDARLRAQVPFIAQLRTMAEAARPRPVTPYYALLSDVLQGEFSAAVSGLRPPEEALSRAQARVDHLMGRDR from the coding sequence GTGGCAATCCCCGCCATGCGCCCCTGCCCGCCGCTGCCGCTGCTGCCGCTCGCGAGGCGCAGGGGCGAGGTGCGCCCGTGCGGATGGCGGCTGCCGGCGCTCGCGCTCGCCGTCCTCCTGGCGGCCGCGACGGGCTGTCGGCGCGAGCCGCCCTCCGGCGGCGAGGCGGGGGCGCCCGGCCGGGTGCGGCTCGTCTTCAAGCACCAGCCGCTGTGGGGGGACCCCGCGCCCTTCCGTGCCCTGCTGGACTCCTTCCGCCGCGCACACCCCGAGGTGGAGCTGGTCACCGAGGCGCTGCCCAACGCCTCGGACCTCGCGCACCAGTACTTCCTCACCGCGCTGGAGGGGCGCGCGCAGGACTTCGACGTGCTCGTGGCAGACGTGGTCTGGGTGCCCGAGTTCGCGCGCGCCGGGTGGATCGCCGACCTCTCGGACGCCTTCCCACCCGAGCGCCTGCGCGCCGACTTCCTGCCCGGCCCCGCCGAGGCGGTGCTCGTGCAGGGGCGCACCTACGCGGTGCCCTGGTACCTGGACGTGGGGGTGCTCTACTACCGCACCGACCTGGTGCCGCGCGCGCCGCGCACCTACGCGGAGCTGGAGCGCTTCACCCGCGAGGCGCTCGCCCACGGCCCTCCCGGCTTGCAGGGCTACCTGTGGCAGGGCCGCCAGTACGAGGGCCTCAACTGCAACGTGTACGAGGCCCTCTGGGGCCACGGCGGCGAGGCGGTGGCGCCGGACGGCCGCGTCCTGCTCGACACCCCCGAGGCCCTCGCCGCGCTCGGCTACCTGCGCGGCCTCATCACCTCGGGTGTCTCGCCCGGCAGCGTGACGGCCGCGGGCGAGGAGGAGGCGCGCCGCGTCTTCCAGGACGGGCGCGCCGTCTTCATGCGCAACTGGCCCTACGCCTGGGCGGAAGCGCAGGCCCCCGGCAGCCCCATCCGCGGCCGCGTGGGACTCAGCACCCTGCCCACGGAGGACGGGCGCCCCGGCGCCGGTGCGCTCGGAGGCTGGCAGCTCGCGCTCAACGCCCACAGCCCCCCGGAGCGCCGCCGCGCCGCCGAGCAGCTCATCGCGCACCTCACCTCGCTCGAGGCCAACGTGCAGCTCGCCCTGCACTACGGACGCAACCCGCCGCGCCGCGCCGCCTACGACGACGCGCGCCTGCGCGCCCAGGTGCCCTTCATCGCCCAGCTGCGCACCATGGCGGAGGCCGCGCGCCCCCGCCCCGTCACCCCCTACTACGCGCTGCTCTCGGACGTGCTGCAGGGCGAGTTCAGCGCCGCCGTGTCCGGCCTGCGCCCGCCGGAGGAGGCCCTCTCGCGGGCCCAGGCGCGCGTGGACCACCTGATGGGGAGGGACCGGTGA
- a CDS encoding carbohydrate ABC transporter permease, producing MSGRPSAFARERRQALVLVAPAVAVLALVALYPLAAALLLSLQRVVLVFGEREFIGLGNYRFLLHDARFWSALGNTAYFTFVAVGLELLLAVPLALLLHARFRGRGLLRAGVLIPWAIPTVVSARLWAWLFNADYGLVNALLPGPPLNWLGSPRLALHAAILVDVWKTTPFVALLLLAGLQGIPEELYRAARVDGAGAWRTFRSITLPLLRPALALALLFRALDAFRVFDALYVLTEGGPANSTETLSLYAYKTLMRSGDFGYGSTLAVATFLCVAALALVLVRLVGRERTA from the coding sequence GTGAGCGGCCGCCCCAGCGCCTTCGCGCGCGAGCGGCGCCAGGCGCTCGTGCTCGTGGCGCCCGCCGTGGCGGTGCTCGCGCTGGTGGCGCTCTACCCGCTCGCGGCCGCGCTGCTGCTCAGCCTGCAGCGCGTGGTGCTGGTGTTCGGCGAGCGCGAGTTCATCGGGCTGGGCAACTACCGCTTCCTCCTGCACGACGCGCGCTTCTGGAGCGCCCTGGGCAACACCGCCTACTTCACCTTCGTGGCGGTGGGGCTGGAGCTGCTGCTCGCGGTGCCGCTCGCGCTGCTGCTGCACGCGCGCTTTCGCGGCCGCGGGCTCCTGCGCGCCGGCGTCCTCATCCCCTGGGCCATCCCCACCGTGGTGAGCGCGCGGCTGTGGGCCTGGCTCTTCAACGCGGACTACGGCCTGGTCAACGCGCTGCTGCCGGGCCCCCCGCTCAACTGGCTCGGCAGCCCCCGGCTCGCGCTGCACGCGGCCATCCTCGTGGACGTGTGGAAGACCACCCCCTTCGTCGCGCTGCTGCTGCTCGCCGGCCTGCAGGGCATCCCCGAGGAGCTGTACCGGGCGGCGCGCGTGGACGGGGCGGGAGCCTGGCGCACCTTCCGCTCCATCACCCTGCCGCTGCTGCGCCCGGCGCTCGCGCTCGCGCTGCTCTTTCGCGCGCTCGATGCCTTCCGCGTCTTCGACGCCCTCTACGTCCTCACCGAGGGAGGCCCCGCCAACAGCACCGAGACCCTCAGCCTCTACGCGTACAAGACGCTGATGCGCTCGGGGGACTTCGGCTACGGCTCCACGCTCGCGGTGGCCACCTTCCTGTGCGTCGCGGCGCTCGCGCTGGTGCTGGTGCGGCTGGTGGGAAGGGAGCGCACCGCGTGA